In Vanacampus margaritifer isolate UIUO_Vmar chromosome 18, RoL_Vmar_1.0, whole genome shotgun sequence, a genomic segment contains:
- the LOC144038064 gene encoding non-selective voltage-gated ion channel VDAC2-like codes for MAVPPAYADLGKSAKDIFNKGYGFGLVKLDVKTKSSSGVEFKTCGSSNVDTSKVTGSLETKYKWAEYGLTFTEKWTTENTLGTEICIEDQITKGLKLNFDTTFSPNSGKKSGKIKTAYKREYLHGGVDVDLDFAGPTLHGAAVAGYEGWLAGYQMSFDTAKSRMLQSNFAVGYKTGDFQLHTSVNNGCEFAGSIYQKVNEQLETAVNLAWAAGSNGTRFGIAAKYQMDSSASISAKVNNASLVGIGYSQTLRPGMKLVLSALMDGKNINAGGHKLGLGLELEA; via the exons ATGGCAGTCCCTCCAGCCTATGCAGATTTGGGAAAGTCAGCAAAGGACATCTTCAACAAGGGATATG GGTTTGGACTGGTTAAGCTCGACGTCAAGACAAAGTCATCAAGTGGAGTG GAGTTCAAAACATGCGGTTCGTCCAACGTGGACACCAGTAAGGTGACGGGAAGTCTGGAGACCAAGTACAAGTGGGCTGAATATGGACTGACCTTTACCGAGAAGTGGACCACCGAGAACACGCTCGGCACAGAAATCTGCATTGAGGACCAG ATCACCAAAGGCCtgaaactgaattttgacaccACCTTTTCACCAAACAGTGG CAAGAAGAGTGGCAAGATCAAGACGGCCTACAAGCGGGAGTACCTGCACGGCGGCGTGGACGTGGACCTGGACTTCGCCGGTCCCACCCTCCACGGCGCGGCGGTGGCCGGCTACGAAGGCTGGCTGGCCGGCTACCAGATGAGCTTCGACACGGCCAAGTCCAGGATGCTCCAGAGTAACTTCGCCGTAGGTTACAAGACGGGAGACTTCCAGCTACATACAAGCGT aaACAACGGATGTGAATTTGCGGGCTCCATTTACCAGAAGGTGAACGAGCAACTGGAGACGGCCGTCAATTTGGCGTGGGCGGCGGGCAGCAACGGAACTCGCTTTGGGATCGCCGCCAAATACCAGATGGACTCCAGTGCCTCCATATCC GCCAAGGTGAACAACGCCAGCTTGGTCGGAATCGGATACAGTCAGACTCTTCGGCCCG GTATGAAACTGGTCCTGTCCGCACTTATGGACGGGAAAAACATCAACGCCGGCGGTCACAAACTGGGCCTGGGGCTGGAGTTGGAGGCATGA
- the LOC144038068 gene encoding dual specificity protein phosphatase 13A-like, producing the protein MQSGQGKRKEYVTVKDLQNILDSCKLRLSHIDEVWPNIYIGNMTAAHTKPALLALGITHVLNAAHAKPGSVGNQSFYGDDFRYCGIPADDSAHFDLDVYFRPAADFIHEGLKSPRGKVLVHCMMGMSRSSALVLAYLMIYRRLSLEEALRRLVRKRAIYPNRNFLALLLDLDLDLRLQRNRRRRRRDRCCLIL; encoded by the exons ATGCAGAGCGGTCAAGGCAAGCGCAAAGAATACGTGACTGTCAAAGACCTGCAGAACATTCTGGATTCGTGCAAACTGCGCCTGAGCCACATCGATGAAGTCTGGCCCAACATTTACATCGGGAACAT GACGGCGGCGCACACCAAGCCGGCGCTGCTGGCGCTCGGCATCACGCACGTGCTCAACGCGGCGCACGCCAAGCCGGGCAGCGTCGGCAACCAGTCTTTCTACGGCGACGACTTCCGCTACTGCGGCATCCCCGCCGACGACTCCGCCCACTTCGACCTGGACGTCTACTTCAGACCCGCCGCCGACTTCATTCACGAGGGGCTCAAGTCGCCGCGCG GCAAAGTTCTGGTGCACTGCATGATGGGAATGAGTCGCTCGTCGGCGCTGGTGCTGGCCTACCTGATGATCTACCGCCGCCTCAGCCTGGAGGAGGCCCTGCGGCGGCTGGTGCGAAAGCGCGCCATCTACCCCAACAGGAACTTCCTGGCCCTGCTTCTGGACCTGGACCTGGACCTGCGCCTGCAGCgcaaccgccgccgccgccgccgtgacCGCTGCTGCCTCATCCTGTGA
- the LOC144038066 gene encoding dual specificity protein phosphatase 13A-like, which translates to MHLKQVRIRAEILASVVILDALQLSLPVKVLSKHYSQAKAVLQYFVFAMEESSRRTPSVKELNNILFGGKRFGNHVDEVWPRLFIGDASVANDRYVLWKLGITHVVNAAHGSKCCQGGRHFYGPAVDYYAVPAADSPTFDLSPYFLPCARYIDNALNTTDASVLVHCAVGVSRSASLVLAYLMIRHGLSLLEAVRKVKHRRWIFPNVGFLKQLRALDDQLARETPPHRPLQESMPEIPFR; encoded by the exons ATGCATCTAAAGCAAGTAAGAATCCGCGCTGAAATCCTTGCCAGTGTTGTAATATTAGATGCCTTGCAGCTGTCATTGCCGGTTAAAGTGCTGTCAAAACATTATTCACAAGCGAAGGCAGTACtgcaatattttgtatttgcaatggaGGAGAGCTCACGCAGGACTCCATCTGTCAAAGAGCTGAACAACATTTTGTTTGGAGGAAAACGTTTTGGGAACCACGTGGATGAGGTTTGGCCCCGCCTCTTCATTGGGGATGC GTCAGTGGCTAACGATCGCTACGTCCTGTGGAAGCTGGGCATCACTCACGTGGTGAACGCGGCCCACGGCAGTAAGTGCTGCCAAGGCGGTCGCCACTTCTACGGGCCAGCGGTGGATTATTACGCCGTGCCCGCCGCCGACTCGCCGACCTTTGACCTGTCGCCTTACTTCCTGCCGTGCGCCCGCTACATCGACAACGCTCTCAACACCACTGACG CTAGTGTTTTGGTCCACTGCGCGGTGGGCGTGAGCCGCTCGGCGTCGCTGGTGCTGGCGTACCTAATGATCCGTCACGGCCTCAGCCTGCTGGAGGCGGTCCGCAAAGTCAAACACCGCCGCTGGATCTTCCCCAACGTCGGATTCCTCAAGCAGCTGCGAGCCTTGGACGACCAACTCGCGCGGGAAACACCACCACATCGTCCACTGCAGGAAAGCATGCCGGAAATTCCATTCCGTTGA
- the samd8b gene encoding sphingomyelin synthase-related protein 1-like, with the protein MTPPSVRLWKPKHVAKWLKDEGFCDYVDLLCDKHRLDGSSLLALSEYDLRSPPLELKVLGDIKRLMASIRKLQKQNLDALEELGLPFDGHSPTGSGDWLCNGEAARACDGADEEYHKYTNGKYKQQTRRLDPECWKTVLSSVYVVFVFGFTSFVMVIVHERVPDMATYPPLPDIFLDSVPRIPWAFAMAEACGVILCIIWLLVLLLHKHRSILLRRMCSLMGTVFMLRCITMFVTSLSVPGQHLQCSGKIYGDMWAKLRRAAAIWSGFGMTLTGVHTCGDYMFSGHTVVITLLNFFVTEYTPRSWHFIHTLSWVLNLFGIFFILAAHEHYSIDVFIAFYITTRLFLYYHTLANTRAYQQSRRARIWFPMFSFFECNVNGPVPNEYCWPFSRPAVLKLIIR; encoded by the exons ATGACCCCGCCGAGCGTCCGCCTCTGGAAGCCCAAGCACGTGGCCAAGTGGCTGAAGGACGAGGGCTTCTGCGACTATGTGGACCTGCTGTGCGACAAGCACCGGCTGGACGGCAGCAGCCTGCTGGCCCTCAGCGAGTACGACCTGCGCTCGCCGCCGCTGGAGCTCAAGGTGCTCGGCGACATCAAGCGCCTCATGGCGTCCATCCGCAAGCTTCAGAAGCAGAACCTGGACGCGCTGGAGGAGCTGGGCCTGCCCTTCGACGGCCACTCGCCCACCGGCTCGGGTGACTGGTTGTGCAACGGCGAGGCGGCGCGGGCCTGCGACGGCGCCGACGAGGAGTACCACAAGTACACCAACGGCAAGTACAAGCAGCAGACGCGGCGGCTGGACCCCGAGTGCTGGAAGACGGTGCTGAGCTCCGTCTACGTGGTCTTCGTCTTCGGCTTCACGTCTTTCGTCATGGTCATCGTGCACGAGAGGGTCCCCGACATGGCCACCTACCCGCCCCTCCCCGACATCTTCCTGGACAG TGTGCCTCGAATCCCGTGGGCCTTCGCCATGGCCGAGGCGTGTGGCGTGATCCTGTGTATCATCTGGCTGCTGGTTCTACTGCTGCACAAACATCG GTCCATTCTCCTCCGGCGCATGTGCAGCCTGATGGGGACGGTGTTCATGTTGCGCTGCATCACCATGTTCGTCACCTCGCTGTCTGTGCCGGGGCAACACCTGCAGTGCTCCGGAAAG ATCTACGGCGACATGTGGGCCAAGTTGCGGCGGGCCGCGGCCATCTGGAGCGGCTTCGGCATGACGCTGACGGGCGTGCACACGTGCGGCGACTACATGTTCAGCGGGCACACCGTCGTCATCACCTTGCTCAACTTCTTTGTCACCGAAT ATACGCCGCGCAGCTGGCACTTCATCCACACGCTGTCGTGGGTGCTCAACCTGTTTGGCATCTTCTTCATCCTGGCGGCGCACGAGCACTACTCCATCGACGTCTTCATCGCCTTCTACATCACCACGCGCCTCTTCCTCTACTACCACACGCTGGCCAACACGCGCGCTTACCAGCAGAGCCGCCGGGCGCGCATCTGGTTCCCCATGTTCTCCTTCTTCGAGTGCAACGTCAACGGGCCCGTGCCCAACGAGTACTGCTGGCCCTTCTCGCGGCCCGCCGTCCTCAAATTGATCATCAGATAG